The genomic stretch TTTGGATTAAAGTCATCCTGAGGCTAGGTGGCAAGCACCTTCCCCTCCTGTGACATCTTACCAGCCCGtaattccttttttattaaaaaaaaattgtgacctAGAGAGGTGACTTGTTCAGGTCAAACAGGCAGTGAATGATGGAGCTACAATATGCATCAAGTCCATGACTGATGGGGACCTTGTCAGACTAGGCAGAATCAAATGGGACACTTCAAACTGACGGTCTctggaaaatcaaaataaaactaatcCTCTCTGAGATGCATCTGTTAACAATCATAGTTGAGTGGGAATACAAGATTGTAGGTCAATTTACCAGAATCCAGTTCTATCATAGGTTCACCATCACTTTCCAAAGGACAAGTGGCTCCCTCTAGTGAGAGTTGATGGAAATAACAGAGctagcaaatatttaaaagtgaaacTAACGTTTCTTGGTGTGAAACACggtgcaaggtgtgtgtgtgtgtgtgtgtgtgtgtgtgtgtgtgtgtgtgtgtgtgtgtgtgtgtggcatttttTAAAACCCAGAACTCAATTTCAGAAGACCTGATATAGACATAGACATCCTGGTCAAGCTTAACCCATAGTGTCTTTTAAGAGAAGTCTAACTTTCTAACTACGCCATTCATCACAGAGCAAGCCGGTGACTCGTTTGCTATACTAAAATCACCACTCCTACAATAACGTTTATGGTAaaaaatttatattaagtctttctatttatatatgtTGCTATGAACTTCATTGCAAGAAGGTAAATCATGTTATAGAAATATTTGTCATACAGAAAAATGACATTTGTTCTGATAAATTTTGGCAAAATACCGAATTTGAGGACCAGGCATAATTACTTGCTTTttctcaaaacagaaaggaaacgaATGAACCAGTCCGTAAATATTAATCTGTTTGTGGATGAGGAGGGAGAAAATATGTATCAACTTGACTCCGCCTTTATGCTTTTATGTTAAAGTGAAGTCACATTCTGTTCAGAGACCATCAGAATCAAATCTGTTGGGCTCAGATCATTCCTCTGTCATTTTCTATGCTACTTTGGTAAACGACTCAGTTTCTCCTCATCTCAGCTCCACGGGGAGTAAAATGAATGTCGTTCACAGGATTCTTGTAAGAGCTTGTAAAGGATGTGCGTTTATGACAGCGGTAGATGCACCAGTAAGAACAATCATTAATTATAACGACAAAGCAAGCATCTTCCAGAAAAATAGGAATTACTaaacaaacccagagctttgttcCCCAGTAACAGAGATTAGAAGGGAATTgcgtttttattattgttttgagacGGCGGCGTCTCCCTCCGTAGCCCAGGTTAGCGTGGAGGTCGCGATCCTCCTCCGAAACGACAGGCAAGAACCCGTCCTACGAGACTAGAATTCATAGTTCTCATTTCTAacaatgggggtgggggcactgTGGCATTAGATACGGAATTTTTTGCTCCGAGCTTTTTCGAATGCCAGgtgatatttttatcttcttacaTAACTAGAAAGCGGATGCACTCATTGGCAGACCTTCAGCCACAGTAGGCAGTGTAAAGGCTGTGCAGCCACAACGGCTGCAGCAGAGATTTTTCCAGAAGCCCTGCAaacatttcccccctcccccatccccgcCTTCGGTCTCCTAGGATGACCGAGATGCCTTGCGCAGCAAGCTCTCGCGATCTTTGCGGGCTGCGTCTCTGACGTCACCGccctggagacagagaaggggcgTAGCGGGAGCTGCGTGCGCTCTGAGGGGAGTTGTGTGTACACCGAGGCTGACGCGACCGGACCCGGCATGAGCGGCCCGGAGCAGGACGAGGGGACCCCTGTGTCCCCCAGCCACGGCCTCTGCGATGCTGACAGTGTCCCGGGGAGCCCAGGCCGGCGTCCGCTGCTCGGCGAGGGCAGCTCGGCCACCGTGCTGACAGGTGAGGGCCTAGCGGAGGCCGTGACGAGCCCGGCGCCGCGGGGTGTCGTGGGGCTTGAGCCCCAGATGCGGGTGACCGCAGCCGGGCAGGGAGAGACTCCGCCTCCCGCCTCGAGTCTCCTGGCCGCTGCGCCCGTGGCTCCGGAAGACGGAGAGACGGCCAAGGCCGACGACGTCGCAGTGGCTGCAGCAGCTGAACCGTTTCAAGTGGcgatggaaggaaaggaggaggtgatggaggtggagCAGAAGCCCCCGGGTGAAGAGATGGAGATGCTGGAGGCGAGTGGAAGGatgagggagatggaggaggaggcagggcccTGGCATCTGGGCATAAATCTCCGCATGAACCCCTTGGAGGCCATCCAGCAGGAACTGGACACTGTGAATGCTCAGGCTGACAGGGCCTTCCAACATCTGGAGCAGAAGTTTGGGCGGATGCGGCGACACTATCTGGAACGGAGGAACTACATCATTCAGAATATCCCAGGCTTCTGGATGACTGCCTTCCGGAACCACCCTCAGTTGTCCGCCATGATTAGGGGTCAGGATGCTGATATGTTAAGGTACGTAACCAACCTGGAGGTGAAGGAACTCAGACACCCTAAGACTGGCTGCAAATTCAAGTTCTTTTTTCGGAGAAACCCCTACTTCAGAAACAAGCTGATCGTCAAGGAATATGAAGTGAGGTCTTCCGGTCGAGTGGTGTCTCTTTCCACTCCGATCGTATGGCGGAGGGGACATGAGCCCCAGTCCTTCATTCGCAGAAACCAAAACCTCATCTGCAGCTTCTTCACCTGGTTTTCAGACCACAGCCTTCCAGAATCCGACAGAATTGCTGAGATTATCAAAGAGGACTTGTGGCCAAATCCACTGCAGTACTACCTGTCCCGGGATGGAATCCGTAGACCCAGGCGTCgcccagtgagagagcctgtggAGATTCCCAGGCCCTTTGGCTTCCAGTCCGGCTAACCTTTGCCTTCGAAAATACAGCTGAAACATGCCCCTTCTCACCTGTGCTTGAGCAAATGCAGCGGGTATGCAGTGattctgatatttttttccctcctgacTTCTGCATCTTCTCTTTGGACAGTGTCTCAACCTCAAGATTAAGAGACTACGGACATGCTTCTGCTTTGATGCTGTCTGTATTCGTATCTGCTAGTTCATATCCTTCAGAGCTTAACACGTGATACTGAAGTTTGCACTGCTTGGActctgttgttttccttctgtcaCCTGTTTACTGCCACCTGGACTTCCTTTGCTTTGTCTAGGGGCCCTTTCTATTTACCTGTTGAGCATGTGACAGTATGGGCACCAAGTTTGCAGACAGTTCCTGGGCATTAATGATGTTGTAGGAGAACAGGAGTGGGCCGccttgtgtgtggtttttgtgaCTCCTTTTCTGCACCAGCACCTATTCTGCTCGCTTTTGCCTATACCGAGCTCCACCGGCGCTTGCCAAGGCTCCTCACCCTCACTCTGCCACCCCACCTTCCTCCTGTTATTTCAGTGAAAAGTAGTAGTTCAGAAACATCTGCAAGATCAGCAGTTCATTTAGACCGGTAGCGTTTCCAGGGAGGATGCTCTGTCAGGCTGCAGAACTCTGGCTGCCTCATCTGCTCTCCTCACAAGTCCTTAGCTGATTAGCAGTTCTCACAGGCTTATAGGGAGATGGCGCTAGAGAGAAACAGGTGAGATCTTCCTTATAACATTCGGAAGAGCTAAAGAGGTTGTGATGGGTACCCTGTGAACTGGAAAGGGTTAAGATCAAATTAAGTCAGATAAACATTGGACTGAagatgaagaccaggctgacagAGTTTTCAAGTCCTGGTTGGCCAATGGTGCTGTGAGGAGAAATGCTTTCTCAGGATTGCAATAGGAAGTGTATGGGAAGTTCCAAGTTAATGATTTAAATACACAGGGCTTCTTTACAGCACAAGTGTGGGTTATCTTCCTCTTCTTACTTGTGACCTGATAGAGCTGAAAGGATGATATTGTGCTCCTGTTTTGCCAGCATTTAGTAAACTgctacttgtttttatttactggaaaagtttaaatactttcttttcatttatttgaaagcaTTTGGAAGAACAATAGTCTTGAGTATTCATAACAGTTTTCAATATTAATCTAAATTCTTAGAAGCAGTTTAGATAATCTGGTCTTTATCAAGTTTGTCAAGTTATTGTCTTCATGGAAAATTTATGTGATTTGATTGTCTTGGTAGCCTCTTAAATTGCACAATAGTTGTGAAAGTACGCTGACAATTAGAGCTGTACTGTGAGGATATTTGTTGTCATTTAATTGCAAGATGGTAAATAAAGGCATGGCACTCTGTcggatgttttatttttcacccTTATAATGTATGGAAGAATTAGAGATTGTGATGGGTACCCTAAGCAGGGAATGTGAGCTGAACAGGGataaacatattaataaaatcagttttcctttattgtttaatGTGGCCAGTAGTAACTATACAGGACAGTACTCAGTGAATCTCAAATCATACatgatattttaaagttaaacagtatcactttcttcccataaactggatgtgtttgtgtgtaagtcAAGGGTTATATGGGCTAAAACTCAAGGTCAGTAAAGAATAGTAAGTTAAAAAAAGGTGAGAGATACTGTTTCTCTGTGTCGactaagctggtctcaaactcacagagatccacctgcctctctacttcagtgctgggattaaaggtatgtgccataaAGATTAGTGTAGATTCATATTCTTCTAGAATAAATGGCTCTGTATCATCTAATTTAGAGATATACATAATATTCAGTAAATACTTAGACAttgaatttttcatatatatgttacATGGGCTCTCTATTTTAACAATTGTTTAGCAACAAAATCTGAGCTTGACATTATATCATGTCACTTTCACTAGTGCTTACCACTTGAAGGTACATACTTTGCTTTTGGAAAGTAGTGTATTGCAATACTAGCAATCTTAATCACTAATTTTTTAGTGGTTAATTACCTAATAACTCAACCATTATATGTGTGGTAAGGATTAAATGAGTTGAGATGATAAAGACTTTCTTTGCAATGAAGGAGCTCACTCCATGAAGGTAGAATCATTTATTTGATGTTTTCCTCCTTAAAACAACTATTGCTCATCCCTAAAGAATACAATCAAGCAAATTTAGGGAGGGCTAAACTGACAAGGGGGAGCCATTAAAGATGGTGGAGAGACTACTCCTTTTACTGTTGAGTCCTAGATTAGAGAAGTCACAGTTGTATAAGCAtcctataaaaaataaataactttggaGCAGTACTTTCTTCATGGCTAAGTGCTTTGAGCTCTGAGGGGCTAATTTTATCTACTGGTCCGCCTCTATCCATTTCCTCTGACCTCAGAGACTCTGAAGACCTACAGAAAGTTTCCACCTAGCCACCTGTCATAGTCAGctttagctgtcaacttgacacaaacctggaGTCAGCTGGCAAGAAGAAACCTCACTTGAAAAATTGCTCATGTCAGATTAGCCTGGGGCATGTCCATGGGTCATTTTCTAAAGTGATATAGAAGGGCCTGGCCCACTGGGCAGCAGCATCCCTAGGCAGGTTAGGCCTGACCATGTAAGAAAGGTAACTGAGCAAGCTACTAGGAGCTAGACAATAAGTAACATTCTTCCATGGtccctgctttagttcctgcctcccagTTTGTGCCCCTGGTGGTGGAtctataagctgaaataagccttttgctttttatcatagcatcaggaaaagcaaacaagaataCCACACTAAGAAATGTGGGTGTTTCCTCCTagctccatttttatttaaagaaatttcctTGTTAACACACGGGAGGACTTGGggtcaattaaaaatgaaatggatcACAAAGATAAGTTACTAATTTTTATGAATACTTAGATTACTCAGCAATAGCATGATGGATCCACGGGATACTAGCTTTACATGGGGACTgagtaacattttaaattattatgtacAGTATTAACCGAAGTGATCTACTTCTTTGCAGCTCAGTTTCCTTACCTATATAGAGACCTGCATTATAAGATCGATGCTTCAGACAACACATCATAAGGTTGCTGAGAGGGTAGCAACAGCACAAACTTGtaagctccagggcatctgatgctaTCTTGTTACCCCTGAGGGCACCAAGCATGTGCAAAAGATGCACATAACAAACGCAGATGAAAcactcaaaaaatatttaaaaaaaaaaaaaaccaagtatgCTTCTGTCCAATGCCAAcatccaggcctgcctgggctttGATGAGGAAACATGAGGCACTATTATGGTGAGCAAATGTATGGTGTGTtatggggatgggggagagagatTCATTTCCTGTGGACAGAGGTTTTCTGAAGAGGTGAAAGGGGTGAGGACTGGGCTGAGGTGGGTGGCTTCATTGCCACCCAGGGCCAGAgtgatgtctgggcctgggctgaTAACAGGGGCCCATGTCTAGGTTCATGGTTCTCATGCAGCCACTGTCTGGGTTGATGTCTGAGGCTCCTGATACCACCAAAGGCAGAGAGCGTAAGGCTGTACAGAgttggtcctgcccctcactggctgtaACATTAGGGAGAGCTGGttctgcccctcaccagctgaagCGTTAAGGGAAGAGGGTCCTATACCTCACCTAGGCAGCataatagagctgaccctgttcaCAGAAGCGTGGGCCGGctggccctgagggtgtgagaatGGCAGAGCAAATCAGGCCCCTCTCGTGTGCCATGTGGTAGTGTGGGTCaaggaaagatgccctcctcccctcacccctagACACCTGCAGCAGGTGGGGAACTTGACCCAAGCCCTCACCAGCTGTAGCACTCAAAAGAACGGGCCCTGCGCAGCACAGTAGAGTTGACTCTGTAGACGGGTACAGATAAGCCAGTCCATAGGGCATGAGAGGGGCATAGATGGTACTGTCTTCCTCGTCTGCAGTGGTGGGGTGGgttgagggaaagatgccctcccacCTTGCTTCTACAGCCTCCAGCTGGCAAGGGAACCGACCTTTCCCTTTGCCAGCTGCAACACTGGGGAAAGTGGACCCTACacctcatctgggcagcacagtagagctgccCCTGTTGATGTGGGCGCAGGAGAGCTGGCTCAAGAACGTGACATGGGAGACCTGGCCCGGCCCCTCATCTGCCGTAAGGAGGCATGGATGGGGAGAGATGGCCCCCAGCAACAGCTGAGGTAggtgggagaactggccctgaggTAATAAGAGCAGGATAGCTCCCTGCCTGTTGGAGGCTGCTTATTCGTTCCCAGCCGCTTaaacccgaaataatcactcagaaactaatacctagctcttatatcctaaactaacccatctccattaatctgtgcatcaccacaaggtcgtggcttatcGGCAAAGTTTCAGTGGGCTCCAGTGGAAGCATTTGTCTCCtgcagcggctacatggcatcaCCCTGACTctgttttactctctctctctctctatctctctcagcctggctttactgttaagccattggctgaaagcagtttctttattaaccaatggcaataaaacacgttcacagcatacatcacctcccacatcacctgccCCCCACCAGCAAGGCTAAAGAGGGCAggcccctgcacctcacctgggcagcacaatagagccaatccCCTTGGTGGAGGTGTGGCTGAGCCAGGCTGTGAGGGAGCATGGGAGAGCTATCCTCACTACGCATCAGTCATGCAATGGTGTGGGCGGGGGGAGAGATGACTCTCCTTACCAACCTCACCCCTTACCTCCTGTGACAGATGAGGGAACTGACCTTCCCCCTTACTAGTTGCAGCAGTCAGGAAAGCAGGTCCTGCCCCTCGCTttggcagcacaatagagctaaGGTTGGTGAAGGtggggtgagccagccctgaagttgtGAGCACAGGAGAGCTGTTCCCATTATTCATCTGTCAGGTGATGGTGTGAGTGGGGAGAAATGCAGtcagttcccctcccccatcctgtccacctcccccccaccacccctcccatcaacacctgaggcaggtgggagaggtggccctgaggtcataagagtgggagagccTTCCTGCCCCTcagccgcagcagcagcagcagcagcagcagacttGGGAAAATGGCCACTACACTTTACCTGGGCAActtggaagagctggccctgaaggtgtaggcATGGGAGAACCAACTCTGAGAATTGAAAGctggagaactggtcctgccccaTCACTGCAAGGGATGAACTAGTCTGGGAAATGATGAGGAATTCACTCTTGTGGTAAAGACTGGGGCGAGCAGGAGGGCTGACCAACCTTGCAACTGCCCAGGATCAGAACCAGGGTTCTGTGTTGACCCATCCCAACATCTATCCCATCTGCTGGAGCACAGAGGGGGTGCATGGGTGGGGAGCTGGTCCTGTGAACCCAGGGCTGCAGGACCcccacaacacagggcagcaatAGGATGTGCAGgaagagttccagtgagggcccagaaTCGACGGTGGAACAGAGACCAGGGACCTCCagccagaccaatgattctttgtGATGAGCACCTGCATGTTAAGATATATGGATAAAGGTTTACTCGGCGACTCCCTGTGTCACACGGCAGCTTCCATGACAcgattttccctttctttctttctttctttctttctcccccttttttctcttaaattatattttgttttatttggagatggatgggatggggatgcatgatgtgaaagacacaaagaacgaattaaaagttttttttaaaaaaaagaccaaagaacCAGAGGAATAATAGCTGTTTTAGCTTTAAAATGCCACTTTTTAGTACCAGGCCAAAACTGATCTTACTGAAGAGTGTTTTAACTTACAACTAAGACGTGCAATAACCTGGTCACTGTCATGGGGTCTGCCCAGGATCCACTGCCTTGTAAATAGTGCTGATATACTCCGATGTACTTTCCCTAGGGTGCTGCCAAGAATGTGGACCGTTTTTGAACATTACAGTGCTCACAAGCTGGCCGTCAGCTTCAGCTCAGATCTGTTCCTGTCCATCACCCTAAAGCAATGAATTTTTATGGGTAGCTCTAGGCTAGCAGTGTGAACAGTGTGTGGATCTTACTAGAAATGCCCCACTCTAGGCTGAGAGAGACAGACTCTGGAAGTAGCGTTTAGAAACCATGTTCGCTCATGCTCTAGGCTGGAGGTGTTCAACcattttagcttctctgggtcatATTAGACAAAGAAGAATTGTCTTAAATTGAGGATTAGATTGAAGCTTTATGTGTACCCTTTGAAAACTGTCAAGTAACATATTTGCTGATTAAAAATAGAGTTGTAAGTTTACCAAAATACATTTTTCCAAGAAATCTTTTCAAACTATATCAAACTGAAAAGCAAGGctacatgtttgtttgtgttttttgtttgtttgttttgtttctgttcacGGAACAGTTCAGCCAATGTCTGGAGATACATAAAATTGTTTCAATTTGAGCTTGTCCTAATTCCAGTTTCATTAGGATTTCTATTATAATTGGAAACATTTCATTGATGAGTAGTGACTTTTCATTTTGAATGCACAGGCTTAAcccattttaatataaaaatattaaatcttcaggccatttttattattaagttctGGCATAAATTTAGCTTCTGATTTTACAAACAACTTGATAACATGTCCCAAACCATACAATATTTTCAACATTTGGTCTTAATTCAGCCTTCTTagttttgaaaagtaaatgatGTCTCCATAGTCACATCAGTACTTCAGAGGAATTCTTGAATTGGTTATGATTAGTTCCCGGGCTCTTGCATGATTCACAAGTTGGTGACAATACACATGATATTATCAGTCTTTAAGGATTTTGTgcatatattttgttgttgtgttttgcaATGATGCTTCCTCAGACATGAATGTGGGACAGTGGTTGCATTGTCTTCTGTTACATTACAACCCCCGTCCTTTGTCTTCTGTCTCCAAGGCATTATCAGGATCTAGTCTAAACATGTTGACAATGGACAAAGAAAATCTCCTTAACTTCCTTTTTACTACTTGGCATAAATCTTTTGTTCTAGTTGTCTTCTAAGCGCACAAAAGAAGCATTTCTTCAGGAACACGATGATTATAAATACCTTCAACGACCATGGCAAGGTGGGCTGTGTTTGTAGCATCAGTGTCGTGACCTGCCACTAAAGAATAAAGTGTAAATCCACTCCTCATTCATTCCACCCAGGTTCCTCGAACTGCATGTTTATAGTCTGGTGAGACAACCTGATTTTAGAAATATTCCTCTCAGAGGGCATATCAAACCATGTTCCACTCACGATTTAATAAACTTACCACCAGTAAATGGTCCTGATATTGTTGCCATTAAATATGCTAACACTTACACAGACTTTGCAGTAGAATCCATCTGAGCTTCAacactttttctttgaaaagacagaTTTAGCTTTTTCAGTTCAGCTATTTTGTCCTTCTGACACAGTCTGTGGAAGACTGACTTTGGCAGCTTGTTTTTGCACACTGTGGATGTCTTCTCAAATTCAGTCTTTAAAAACTTGCCCCAGTTCCCTGAGGTTTAAGCAGAATGCCTCAAAATCATCTTTTTAATTTGTGTAACAATCCTCCTTcattcatgatttttctttttttgatattgTAGGGGCTGTGTTGgaattgaaaaaataattgaCAGTGGGTTAAGTTTGCTTCGTTCATGAAAAGTAATTGACACGAAGGTAGGACGGTTTGGGCCCTTCCACTTCTCACCCGTGGATGTGGGCCGACTGTAGAGCAT from Microtus ochrogaster isolate Prairie Vole_2 linkage group LG9, MicOch1.0, whole genome shotgun sequence encodes the following:
- the Tspyl1 gene encoding testis-specific Y-encoded-like protein 1, whose amino-acid sequence is MSGPEQDEGTPVSPSHGLCDADSVPGSPGRRPLLGEGSSATVLTGEGLAEAVTSPAPRGVVGLEPQMRVTAAGQGETPPPASSLLAAAPVAPEDGETAKADDVAVAAAAEPFQVAMEGKEEVMEVEQKPPGEEMEMLEASGRMREMEEEAGPWHLGINLRMNPLEAIQQELDTVNAQADRAFQHLEQKFGRMRRHYLERRNYIIQNIPGFWMTAFRNHPQLSAMIRGQDADMLRYVTNLEVKELRHPKTGCKFKFFFRRNPYFRNKLIVKEYEVRSSGRVVSLSTPIVWRRGHEPQSFIRRNQNLICSFFTWFSDHSLPESDRIAEIIKEDLWPNPLQYYLSRDGIRRPRRRPVREPVEIPRPFGFQSG